One genomic window of Evansella cellulosilytica DSM 2522 includes the following:
- a CDS encoding YuzF family protein, whose translation MYEQNYAYQEDNRGGEVKYVSLYDPFLMQTLQSLLGRMVVVETSKGSVHGKLADAKPDHVSVQTKEATFFIRVQEIVWVMPK comes from the coding sequence ATGTACGAACAAAATTATGCTTATCAGGAAGACAACCGTGGTGGAGAAGTAAAATATGTTTCCTTGTATGATCCATTCCTTATGCAAACATTACAATCACTATTAGGTAGAATGGTTGTTGTTGAGACTAGTAAAGGTAGTGTTCATGGAAAACTAGCAGATGCCAAACCTGATCATGTGTCTGTACAAACAAAAGAAGCAACGTTTTTTATACGAGTACAGGAAATTGTTTGGGTTATGCCTAAATAA
- a CDS encoding polysaccharide deacetylase family protein, translated as MRNVMIISLLSVVVIASIIFFHSKEDKEVSSSASVIDPHSFLYKERMILPDAPIQADEEKVNIDPIIEKWNNQSLNATLWGENVPGVHHQLNTEDNVIALTFDACGGPTGNGYDEQLISFLREEQIRATLFFNARWIEENKEIFMDLSSDPLFSIQNHGTEHRPLSITGQSAWNISGTDSPVDVVNEVMVNQQYIYSLTGEKPTYFRSGTAFYDEIAVQIVEDLGLKVVNYDILGDAGATYSSEQVKESLLQARPGSIALLHMNHPSSGTAEGVMAAIPLLREQGFEFVTIDDYELRESEVE; from the coding sequence GTGCGTAATGTAATGATTATTAGCCTTTTATCTGTCGTGGTTATAGCCTCGATCATTTTTTTCCATTCTAAAGAAGATAAAGAGGTATCATCTTCTGCTTCGGTCATTGATCCTCACTCTTTCCTTTATAAAGAAAGAATGATACTCCCTGATGCACCTATTCAAGCCGATGAAGAAAAAGTCAATATTGATCCTATTATTGAAAAGTGGAACAATCAATCACTAAACGCCACTTTATGGGGAGAAAATGTCCCCGGTGTACATCATCAGCTAAATACCGAGGATAATGTTATTGCGTTAACGTTTGATGCTTGTGGGGGCCCAACAGGTAACGGCTATGATGAGCAATTAATCTCCTTTTTAAGAGAAGAACAAATACGAGCAACACTGTTTTTCAATGCTAGGTGGATTGAGGAAAATAAAGAAATCTTCATGGATCTTAGCAGCGATCCTCTCTTTTCTATTCAAAATCATGGAACTGAGCACCGTCCTCTCTCAATTACTGGCCAATCTGCATGGAACATAAGCGGCACAGACAGCCCTGTGGATGTTGTAAATGAGGTCATGGTTAACCAACAATATATTTACTCACTTACTGGCGAAAAACCTACTTATTTCCGTTCGGGTACCGCATTTTATGATGAGATTGCTGTTCAAATTGTTGAGGACTTAGGATTAAAAGTAGTCAATTATGATATTTTAGGTGATGCTGGTGCTACTTATTCCTCTGAGCAAGTAAAAGAGTCTTTACTACAAGCTAGACCTGGTTCGATAGCATTGTTGCATATGAATCATCCTTCTAGTGGAACAGCTGAAGGTGTTATGGCGGCTATCCCATTATTAAGAGAACAGGGCTTTGAGTTTGTGACAATTGATGACTATGAGTTACGGGAAAGTGAGGTTGAATGA
- a CDS encoding glycerophosphodiester phosphodiesterase has product MLKIAYYKVNTKKKSKLFMLFGIGISVIAIIWAAIFFFPVSERPEKSFFQLEDDRPMVIAHQGGEHLAPSNTLVAFDQAVNLGVDAIEFDIHMTKDGHLVAIHDPTVDRTTDGKGKVNDMTLEEVIALDAGYYFNDLNGEYSFRGLGIRIPTIDEIFTHFSNTRMVIEIKDSNRPELYESIVDELWTKINQYDVQDNVLVASFNQDIIEMFIDKAGDEVAISGGRSEIKRFVIFHKLLLNSLYSPKVDAIQIPIQEGNFNLKDKKLIRGAHARGMDVHYWTINDRTTMEKIIELGADGIITDRPDIALDLLGE; this is encoded by the coding sequence ATGTTGAAGATTGCTTATTATAAAGTAAATACGAAAAAAAAGTCAAAGTTATTTATGCTTTTCGGAATCGGTATAAGCGTCATTGCTATTATATGGGCTGCCATTTTCTTTTTTCCTGTATCTGAGAGACCTGAAAAGTCTTTCTTTCAATTAGAGGATGATAGGCCGATGGTAATTGCTCATCAAGGAGGAGAACATTTAGCGCCATCTAATACCCTCGTCGCATTTGATCAAGCAGTTAATTTAGGTGTTGATGCAATAGAATTTGATATACATATGACAAAGGACGGTCATTTAGTCGCAATTCATGATCCTACTGTTGACCGAACGACAGACGGTAAAGGTAAAGTAAATGACATGACGTTAGAGGAAGTAATAGCATTAGATGCGGGATATTATTTTAACGATTTAAACGGAGAATATAGTTTCAGAGGGTTGGGGATACGGATACCGACTATTGATGAAATATTTACTCATTTTTCTAATACAAGGATGGTCATTGAGATAAAGGATAGTAATCGTCCTGAATTATACGAATCTATAGTCGACGAGTTGTGGACAAAAATTAATCAGTATGATGTACAGGATAATGTTTTAGTTGCTTCCTTTAACCAAGACATCATCGAGATGTTTATCGATAAAGCAGGAGATGAAGTGGCCATTAGCGGGGGAAGATCCGAAATTAAACGTTTCGTTATTTTTCATAAACTGCTTTTAAACAGTTTATATTCACCGAAAGTGGATGCTATCCAAATTCCTATACAAGAAGGTAATTTTAATTTAAAAGATAAAAAGTTAATTCGGGGTGCACATGCAAGAGGTATGGATGTTCATTATTGGACGATTAATGACCGAACAACGATGGAAAAGATTATTGAACTTGGGGCAGATGGCATTATTACTGATCGTCCTGATATAGCACTTGATCTTTTAGGAGAATAG
- a CDS encoding 5'-3' exonuclease, with the protein MKNKVMLVDGMALLFRAFYATAMSGYFMVNSKGVPTNAIHGFIKHLFTAVNTYKPTHVICCWDMGSKTFRTELFPDYKGNRGEPPVELIPQFDLVKDVVDALDIPNVGLAGFEADDCIGTLAQQFKEESEVLILTGDQDILQLIDENVHVVLLKKGYGNYALYKEDVFLEEKGITPPQMVDLKALMGDSSDNYPGVKGIGEKTALQLLKKYGTIEGILENLPSLTKAQRNKIETDLDMLHLSRKLAKIHCEVEVSCPLNTAAFNVNRTKMIEKFTELEFKNIDSMIS; encoded by the coding sequence ATGAAAAATAAAGTAATGCTCGTTGATGGAATGGCCTTATTGTTCCGTGCTTTCTACGCAACAGCGATGAGTGGGTACTTTATGGTTAACAGTAAAGGTGTACCTACAAATGCAATACACGGTTTTATCAAGCATCTATTTACCGCAGTGAACACATATAAACCAACACACGTGATTTGCTGTTGGGATATGGGTAGTAAAACTTTTAGAACAGAGTTGTTTCCAGATTATAAAGGGAACCGTGGCGAACCACCTGTAGAGTTAATACCGCAATTTGATCTCGTGAAAGATGTAGTCGATGCGCTTGACATTCCGAATGTTGGTCTAGCAGGATTTGAGGCTGACGACTGTATCGGAACACTCGCTCAACAATTTAAAGAGGAATCAGAAGTATTAATACTTACTGGTGATCAAGACATCTTGCAGCTTATAGATGAAAATGTGCATGTCGTTCTCTTAAAAAAGGGATATGGAAATTACGCTTTATATAAAGAGGACGTTTTTTTAGAGGAGAAAGGAATTACACCACCACAAATGGTAGACTTGAAGGCTTTGATGGGAGACAGCAGTGACAACTACCCTGGAGTTAAAGGAATTGGGGAAAAAACTGCACTTCAACTATTAAAAAAATACGGTACGATCGAAGGTATATTAGAGAATTTACCTAGCTTAACGAAAGCACAGCGCAATAAAATTGAAACAGATTTAGACATGCTGCACTTATCAAGAAAGCTAGCTAAAATCCACTGTGAAGTGGAAGTATCGTGCCCATTAAATACAGCAGCCTTTAACGTCAATCGGACTAAAATGATAGAGAAATTCACAGAGCTAGAGTTTAAGAACATAGATTCTATGATAAGTTAG
- a CDS encoding formate dehydrogenase accessory protein FdhE, which translates to MDPNTVSEDYVQLQLEIIDVQAKVRENVQENFQLQIDSDDINKDVAILPQLQKSPIRTQYYKEALRAVAETIHNETTDLTHLMNIISQLTDENIVKWIKAAITFDTQFFENVSEQNDVAQWVPHFIAEQAIRPFLHIVSEACKSFINDMDVMGTCPCCGEPPRIAEMEKDGDKKLICPRCETVYDLKKHACVHCGEDREGKLFYISVEEEDASMVEVCKTCRNYLKLIAPDEDEKSKKVVAAMVDIETLYLDFIAQEEGYGDDR; encoded by the coding sequence ATGGATCCGAACACAGTGTCTGAAGATTACGTGCAATTACAATTAGAAATTATCGACGTTCAAGCGAAGGTGAGAGAGAATGTTCAAGAAAATTTTCAGCTTCAGATTGATAGTGATGACATAAATAAGGATGTTGCTATATTACCACAGCTTCAAAAGTCACCAATACGGACTCAATACTACAAAGAAGCTTTAAGGGCAGTGGCAGAAACAATACATAATGAAACAACAGACTTAACGCATTTAATGAATATCATTAGTCAATTAACAGATGAAAATATCGTCAAATGGATAAAGGCTGCAATCACCTTTGATACTCAGTTCTTTGAGAATGTTTCGGAACAAAACGATGTAGCACAATGGGTCCCACACTTTATAGCAGAACAGGCGATTAGACCGTTTCTACATATTGTCTCAGAAGCTTGCAAAAGCTTTATTAATGATATGGATGTCATGGGAACTTGTCCATGCTGTGGTGAGCCTCCGAGAATTGCAGAAATGGAGAAAGATGGCGATAAAAAACTCATCTGTCCTAGATGTGAAACAGTATATGATCTCAAAAAGCATGCATGTGTACATTGTGGTGAAGATCGAGAAGGAAAGCTATTTTATATTTCAGTTGAAGAAGAAGATGCATCCATGGTGGAAGTTTGTAAAACATGTAGGAATTATTTAAAGCTAATTGCTCCCGATGAGGATGAGAAATCAAAGAAAGTTGTAGCTGCAATGGTTGATATAGAAACGCTTTATTTAGACTTTATTGCTCAAGAAGAGGGTTATGGGGATGATAGATAA
- a CDS encoding zinc-dependent alcohol dehydrogenase: MKAVTYQGIKDVKVKEVPNAKLEKKDDVLVRVTSTAICGSDLHLVHGMVPNFPEGYIIGHEPMGIVEEVGPEVTKVKKGDRVIIPFNIACGECFFCKHDLESQCDNSNANGEAGAYFGYSGTFGGYPGGQAELLRVPYGNFTPFVVPEECELEDEKLLFLSDIIPTAYWGIEQAEVKSGDTVVVLGCGPVGLLAQKFAWQKGAKRVIAIDYVQYRLEHAKRTNNVEVFDFSKHADLGGHIKEITKGGADAVIDCVGMDGKKNAIESIETMLKLQGGTLGPLVLASRIVRKGGTVSIVGVYGTRYNMFPLGDFFARNITLKMGQAPVIHFMPELYKQIVDDKFDPTDIITHRLPLEKAEYGYDVFDEKHDDCIKVVLKP, from the coding sequence GTGAAAGCTGTTACTTATCAAGGAATAAAAGACGTTAAGGTGAAAGAAGTACCAAATGCAAAGTTAGAAAAAAAAGACGATGTTCTCGTAAGAGTAACGAGTACTGCTATTTGCGGCTCTGATTTACATTTAGTACATGGCATGGTGCCGAACTTCCCAGAAGGATATATTATTGGTCATGAACCGATGGGTATAGTCGAAGAAGTAGGACCAGAAGTAACAAAGGTGAAAAAAGGAGATCGCGTCATCATTCCATTTAACATCGCCTGTGGAGAATGCTTCTTTTGCAAACATGACCTAGAAAGTCAGTGCGACAATTCTAACGCAAATGGAGAAGCTGGTGCATACTTCGGTTACTCTGGAACCTTTGGCGGTTACCCAGGCGGACAGGCAGAATTATTAAGAGTTCCATATGGGAATTTCACACCGTTTGTAGTACCTGAAGAATGTGAATTAGAAGACGAAAAGTTGCTATTTTTATCCGATATTATTCCTACAGCTTATTGGGGCATTGAACAAGCTGAAGTAAAAAGTGGGGATACTGTCGTGGTGCTTGGTTGTGGACCTGTTGGTTTATTAGCTCAGAAGTTTGCATGGCAAAAAGGGGCGAAGCGAGTAATTGCCATTGATTATGTACAATATCGCTTAGAGCATGCTAAACGTACAAATAATGTTGAAGTGTTTGATTTTTCCAAGCATGCTGACCTTGGAGGACATATAAAGGAAATAACGAAAGGCGGCGCAGATGCCGTTATCGATTGTGTTGGAATGGATGGTAAAAAGAATGCTATTGAATCAATTGAAACTATGCTTAAGTTACAAGGTGGAACATTAGGACCATTAGTTCTAGCAAGTAGAATTGTTCGTAAAGGTGGAACTGTTAGTATTGTTGGTGTTTACGGTACAAGATATAACATGTTCCCACTTGGTGATTTCTTTGCACGAAACATAACACTTAAAATGGGCCAAGCACCTGTCATTCACTTTATGCCGGAGTTATATAAACAAATTGTTGACGATAAATTTGACCCTACTGATATCATCACACACCGTTTACCTTTAGAGAAAGCAGAATACGGCTATGATGTTTTTGATGAGAAACACGATGACTGTATTAAAGTAGTATTAAAACCCTAA
- a CDS encoding D-alanine--D-alanine ligase family protein, with protein sequence MRTRVAVIFGGMSVEHEVSVISALQAIQNMDESRYEIIPVYISKEGAWYTGDTLLDIEEYKNLKGLLAKSQRIQLLREGDNRVIINKEPKPKFGKAYINEIDVAFPIVHGTFAEDGVLQGYLELLGLPYVGCDVVSSSTGMDKVIMKNVYRDSGLPILDYVWFYSTKWNEDQDELVKKVEGKLQYPVIVKPANLGSSVGISKAANVDELEEAVELASQFANKIVIEKMVQNMTEINCSVLGDYEAAEASVCEQVLGNDEILSYEDKYAGGGSKGGGASKGMESTNRIIPADISEEKTKEIQELAVAAFQVLGCSGVSRIDFLIDNDTNNVFINEINTIPGSLSFYLWEPTGKPYKELTNDLIQLALKRTREREQLMFSIDSNLFSLGKLSGGKGSKN encoded by the coding sequence ATGAGAACAAGAGTTGCTGTTATCTTTGGTGGCATGTCTGTAGAGCATGAAGTTTCTGTTATTTCGGCATTACAAGCAATTCAAAATATGGATGAAAGTAGATATGAAATTATCCCTGTATATATCTCTAAAGAAGGTGCTTGGTATACAGGAGATACATTACTAGACATTGAAGAATATAAAAATTTAAAAGGTCTACTTGCAAAATCACAGCGAATACAACTACTTCGTGAAGGTGATAATCGCGTTATTATTAATAAGGAGCCTAAGCCAAAATTTGGGAAAGCATACATCAATGAAATTGATGTAGCATTTCCAATCGTTCACGGAACGTTTGCAGAAGATGGAGTACTCCAAGGCTACTTAGAGTTGTTAGGATTACCTTATGTAGGCTGTGATGTAGTCTCTTCAAGTACAGGTATGGATAAAGTCATCATGAAAAATGTGTATAGAGATTCAGGATTACCAATTCTTGATTACGTATGGTTTTACTCAACGAAATGGAATGAGGATCAAGATGAACTAGTGAAAAAAGTAGAGGGAAAATTACAATATCCTGTTATTGTAAAGCCTGCTAATTTAGGATCAAGTGTCGGAATTAGTAAAGCGGCAAACGTTGACGAACTTGAAGAAGCAGTGGAACTTGCTTCACAGTTTGCCAACAAAATCGTCATAGAAAAAATGGTCCAAAATATGACCGAAATAAACTGTTCCGTATTGGGAGATTACGAGGCAGCGGAAGCATCAGTATGTGAGCAAGTACTAGGTAATGATGAAATTCTGTCTTATGAAGATAAATATGCAGGTGGAGGCTCTAAAGGCGGTGGTGCGAGTAAAGGGATGGAATCAACGAATCGCATCATTCCAGCTGACATTAGCGAGGAAAAGACTAAGGAAATTCAGGAACTTGCAGTCGCTGCATTCCAAGTATTAGGTTGCAGCGGGGTTTCCAGAATTGACTTCCTCATAGATAATGATACAAACAACGTATTTATAAATGAAATTAATACTATTCCTGGCTCCTTATCGTTTTATTTATGGGAGCCAACAGGAAAGCCTTATAAGGAGTTAACGAATGATTTGATCCAACTAGCGCTTAAAAGAACGCGTGAGAGAGAGCAGTTAATGTTTTCAATTGATTCTAATTTGTTTTCTTTAGGGAAGCTAAGCGGTGGAAAGGGATCTAAAAACTGA
- a CDS encoding cation:proton antiporter, translating to MVELPIQDPVKIFALTMLIFFLTPMIMSKFRIPGIIGPIIAGIIIGPNGLNILERDQTLILLGTVGLLFIIFIAGLELDIDGFKKYKHRSILFGTLSFSIPFSLGMIVCLFMGYSMMASILIGSILGSHTLLGYPIASRLGISKNKAVTTAVGGTLVTDTLALLVLAVITGAVHGEISVNFWISLCVSLTVFVLLVLLGVPRLSRWYFKNVNSEGIKDFTYVMVILFLSGFLALLAGVEPIIGAFLAGLALNRLVLDYGPLMNRIRFFGNALFIPFFLLSVGMLMDLRVLFSDPSASILIALILLALFSGKALPPYIIGKIYGYSSTEVKVMFGLTIPQAAATLAATLVGYNVGLLDQSTVNGVIIMILLSCIIGPSFVDKFGRQLAFSEEEKPYKRNEGPERILIPLSDPKTMESLLDLSFMIKESQSQDQPLYPLTVVQKEENAAEIGVAKAEKMLGHAVMYASGADMPVRLLTRVDLNVSNGIARAVTEERINIIVAGWDAKMKQKQLFGGVIDRVIDKTTQTVLVSKISDPLNTAKRVVLVVSRGSNRKPGFIDAFQKIKLIASKLNVPLVIFVVNDDTNHYVKHVKDVKPNPPTTLIYIESWNYLYAKFVPQVTNDDLIIILSARKGTIAWNIPLEHFPKKLAKNNLKNFIVYYPAEEEEVDVRGTRGTYLPRESLFSKQDEK from the coding sequence TTGGTTGAATTACCTATTCAAGACCCTGTTAAAATATTTGCTTTAACGATGCTCATCTTCTTCTTAACACCAATGATTATGAGTAAATTTCGAATTCCTGGCATAATCGGACCAATTATTGCTGGAATTATCATAGGCCCTAACGGATTAAATATATTAGAAAGAGATCAAACGCTAATTTTACTTGGAACTGTAGGCCTTCTGTTCATTATTTTTATTGCTGGTTTAGAACTGGATATAGATGGTTTTAAAAAATATAAGCATAGAAGTATTCTTTTTGGCACCCTCTCATTTAGTATTCCATTTAGTCTTGGCATGATCGTTTGTTTATTTATGGGGTATTCCATGATGGCCTCAATACTTATTGGTTCTATCCTAGGCTCTCATACACTTTTAGGTTATCCGATTGCAAGTAGGTTAGGCATTTCTAAAAATAAAGCAGTAACGACCGCTGTGGGTGGAACGTTAGTAACTGACACGTTAGCATTACTTGTTTTAGCAGTGATTACTGGAGCAGTTCACGGTGAAATTTCGGTAAATTTTTGGATTTCGTTATGTGTGTCATTGACTGTCTTTGTTCTATTAGTATTATTAGGAGTCCCGAGGCTTTCAAGATGGTACTTTAAAAATGTAAACAGTGAAGGAATAAAAGACTTTACGTATGTGATGGTCATATTATTTTTATCTGGGTTTTTAGCATTATTAGCTGGTGTGGAACCGATTATAGGTGCATTTTTGGCAGGATTAGCGCTGAACCGACTTGTATTAGATTACGGACCACTAATGAATAGAATACGCTTTTTCGGTAATGCATTGTTCATTCCATTTTTCTTACTATCAGTCGGGATGTTAATGGATTTACGTGTACTATTTAGCGATCCTAGTGCTTCTATATTAATCGCTTTAATATTGCTAGCTCTCTTTTCGGGAAAGGCGCTACCCCCTTATATTATTGGAAAAATTTATGGATATTCTAGTACCGAAGTTAAAGTGATGTTTGGTTTAACAATACCGCAGGCTGCTGCTACTTTAGCAGCAACGTTAGTCGGTTACAATGTAGGTTTGCTAGACCAATCTACCGTCAACGGGGTAATCATTATGATATTACTCTCTTGTATAATTGGTCCGTCGTTTGTCGATAAATTTGGCCGACAATTAGCTTTTAGTGAGGAAGAGAAGCCGTATAAGAGAAACGAAGGTCCTGAAAGAATTTTAATTCCACTGTCTGACCCAAAAACGATGGAGTCTTTACTAGACCTCTCCTTTATGATTAAAGAGTCACAGAGTCAAGACCAACCATTGTATCCATTAACTGTAGTCCAAAAAGAAGAAAATGCTGCTGAAATTGGTGTAGCGAAGGCGGAAAAAATGTTAGGTCATGCAGTTATGTATGCATCTGGTGCTGATATGCCAGTAAGACTTTTAACGAGAGTCGATCTAAATGTGTCAAATGGGATCGCAAGGGCAGTTACGGAAGAAAGGATTAACATTATCGTAGCTGGTTGGGATGCTAAAATGAAACAAAAACAGCTATTTGGCGGTGTAATCGATAGAGTTATCGATAAGACAACACAAACAGTACTTGTATCAAAAATCTCAGATCCATTAAATACAGCAAAAAGAGTGGTCTTGGTAGTATCAAGAGGCTCAAATCGAAAACCTGGGTTTATTGATGCTTTCCAAAAAATAAAGTTGATAGCAAGCAAACTAAATGTTCCACTTGTTATTTTTGTCGTCAATGACGATACAAATCATTATGTGAAGCATGTGAAGGATGTAAAGCCTAACCCACCAACGACGTTAATTTATATAGAAAGCTGGAATTACCTATATGCTAAATTTGTTCCTCAAGTAACGAATGATGACTTAATTATTATTCTTAGTGCGAGAAAAGGAACGATTGCATGGAATATACCGTTAGAACACTTCCCTAAAAAGTTGGCAAAAAATAATTTAAAAAACTTTATCGTATACTATCCAGCTGAAGAAGAAGAAGTAGACGTAAGAGGAACGAGAGGTACGTACCTCCCTAGAGAATCTTTATTTAGTAAGCAGGATGAAAAATAA
- a CDS encoding UDP-N-acetylmuramoyl-tripeptide--D-alanyl-D-alanine ligase, translated as MNVYLEMLLIASWLLVIAFKVIKSVHMLQLNSYRNERYLLWISRNKDKVFQLREYLLLIPLILTFFTSYLVNTIAAAIVLLFLFFIRTKAVEKKKLVYTPRVKRLLTTTSILYVLVIVGAYVLQHFYGEFLKISVLVLSIALSYYFLLAANTINLPIEKRINEYYFNDAKQRIKSAQHLKVIGITGSFGKTSVKHFMHAVLSAKFNVLMTPESFNTKLGVTRTIREKLKPYHEVFIAEMGAKQGGDVEEICELVDQQYGVLTAIGEQHLETFKSLDNIKKTKYEIIETLPDNGVGVLNKDDENIMSYAPYQKRDVIYYGIDAPDVDIRAKDISYSSKGMDFTVVLKNGETQTFRTKLLGKHNVYNILAAIAIGLQLGMKLSEMVKPIRSLDAVPHRLELKRSTGNITIIDDSFNSNPVGSKMAVDVLGSMEGYRMLVTPGMIELGEKEYELNKEWATYAANKCDYIILVGKKQTKPLQDGLKEANYPEAQLYIAENLQDAIQQMHKVAKEKTIVLLENDLPDTFNE; from the coding sequence ATGAATGTATATTTGGAAATGCTGCTCATTGCCTCCTGGCTTTTAGTTATCGCATTTAAAGTAATCAAAAGTGTGCATATGCTACAGCTTAACTCTTATCGTAATGAGCGATATTTACTTTGGATATCAAGAAACAAAGATAAGGTATTTCAATTAAGGGAGTATTTATTACTCATTCCATTAATTTTGACTTTTTTCACTAGCTATCTCGTTAATACGATAGCAGCAGCGATCGTGCTTCTTTTCTTATTCTTCATTAGAACGAAGGCAGTGGAGAAAAAGAAGCTTGTATATACGCCAAGAGTGAAGCGTCTTTTAACTACTACTTCGATATTATACGTGCTCGTCATTGTTGGTGCTTATGTGTTACAGCACTTTTATGGTGAGTTTCTTAAAATTTCCGTATTAGTATTAAGCATCGCTCTCTCTTATTATTTCTTACTGGCGGCGAATACAATTAATTTACCAATTGAAAAGAGGATTAATGAGTATTATTTTAATGATGCAAAGCAACGCATTAAGTCTGCCCAACATTTGAAAGTGATTGGGATTACTGGGAGCTTCGGTAAAACAAGTGTAAAACACTTTATGCACGCAGTGTTATCAGCGAAATTTAACGTACTCATGACACCTGAAAGCTTTAACACGAAGCTTGGTGTCACTAGAACTATTCGTGAGAAGTTAAAGCCTTATCATGAGGTTTTCATAGCTGAAATGGGGGCAAAGCAAGGCGGAGATGTTGAGGAAATATGCGAACTCGTAGACCAGCAATATGGTGTATTAACAGCTATTGGAGAACAACATTTAGAAACGTTTAAATCGTTAGATAATATTAAAAAAACGAAGTACGAGATTATTGAGACACTCCCAGATAATGGTGTTGGTGTTTTAAACAAAGATGACGAAAACATTATGTCTTATGCACCGTATCAAAAGCGTGATGTCATTTATTACGGTATCGACGCACCAGACGTTGATATTCGGGCAAAGGATATTTCCTATAGCAGTAAAGGGATGGACTTTACTGTTGTGTTGAAAAACGGAGAAACACAGACATTTAGAACGAAGCTACTAGGTAAGCATAACGTTTATAATATATTAGCCGCAATTGCGATTGGCTTACAACTAGGAATGAAGCTTTCAGAAATGGTAAAGCCGATCCGTAGCTTGGACGCTGTTCCACATAGGTTAGAATTAAAACGATCAACGGGTAATATTACAATTATTGATGATAGCTTTAACTCGAACCCTGTTGGTTCAAAAATGGCTGTGGACGTCCTTGGAAGTATGGAAGGATACAGAATGCTTGTTACACCAGGAATGATTGAGCTTGGCGAAAAAGAGTATGAATTAAATAAAGAATGGGCAACATACGCTGCTAATAAATGTGATTATATTATTTTAGTCGGGAAAAAGCAGACAAAGCCGTTACAAGACGGTTTAAAGGAAGCCAATTACCCAGAGGCACAACTGTATATTGCGGAAAACTTACAGGATGCGATCCAACAAATGCACAAAGTGGCTAAGGAAAAAACGATCGTCCTATTAGAAAATGATTTACCGGATACATTTAATGAATAA
- a CDS encoding alpha/beta fold hydrolase, protein MFITINNMKLNYKVDGEGSPVILLHGWGANIQAFSPVHQHLAKHHKVYTLDLPGFGESEEPPEQWGTEDYTDFLHAFIQQLKINNPILIGHSNGGRISIFYSVKYGGVKKVILVDSAGIKPKRKLNYYLKVYTFKTLKHILSLPILKKYKEDILAKVKSKTGSTDYKNASGVMQQTMVKVVNEDLQHLMPKMNIPVLLIFGENDTATPVSDGKRMEELIPDAGLVVLKNAGHFAYLDQLHQFLVIVDKFLEKDREG, encoded by the coding sequence ATGTTCATTACTATTAATAACATGAAATTAAACTATAAAGTTGATGGAGAAGGATCGCCTGTGATTTTATTGCATGGGTGGGGTGCCAATATTCAAGCATTTAGTCCCGTTCATCAACATTTAGCAAAGCATCATAAAGTATATACGTTAGATTTACCCGGATTCGGAGAAAGCGAAGAGCCACCAGAACAGTGGGGGACAGAGGATTATACAGATTTCCTTCATGCTTTTATCCAACAATTAAAGATTAATAACCCGATTCTTATTGGTCACTCTAACGGTGGAAGAATCTCCATTTTTTATTCCGTTAAATATGGAGGAGTAAAAAAGGTTATCCTTGTGGATAGTGCGGGGATAAAGCCAAAAAGGAAATTAAATTATTACTTGAAAGTATATACATTTAAGACGTTAAAGCACATATTAAGCTTACCTATTTTAAAAAAATATAAAGAAGATATATTAGCGAAAGTAAAATCTAAAACTGGTTCAACTGATTATAAAAATGCATCTGGCGTTATGCAGCAAACGATGGTAAAGGTAGTTAATGAAGATTTGCAACATTTAATGCCGAAAATGAATATTCCTGTTCTCTTAATTTTTGGGGAAAATGATACGGCCACACCTGTTTCAGATGGGAAGCGGATGGAAGAGTTAATACCTGATGCGGGTTTAGTTGTATTAAAAAATGCTGGTCACTTTGCGTATCTAGACCAGCTACATCAGTTTTTAGTTATTGTAGATAAATTCCTAGAAAAAGATAGAGAGGGATAA